In a single window of the Cherax quadricarinatus isolate ZL_2023a chromosome 88, ASM3850222v1, whole genome shotgun sequence genome:
- the LOC138855275 gene encoding uncharacterized protein has product MARPGAHRKFYDFTKSEGPKEERDEVSSTPEDLVKYVAQNIIGADTVFSTPFGPRKVVYCDYIASGRSVKFIEDYISCEVLSQYGSTHTTSTVTALQTTLFR; this is encoded by the exons ATGGCTCGACCTGGAGCTCATAGGAAATTTTATGACTTCACTAAGTCAGAAGGACCAAAGGAGGAGAGGGATGAAGTCAGCAGCACACCAGAGGATCTTGTGAAGTATGTGGCACAAAATATCATCGGAGCAGATACTGTTTTCTCGACCCCTTTTGGACCCCGTAAAG TTGTATATTGTGACTATATAGCCTCTGGGAGATCAGTTAAATTTATTGAAGATTACATCAGTTGTGAAGTCCTGTCTCAGTACGGTTCAACGCACACTACTTCTACAGTCACTGCTCTCCAAACAACACTCTTCAGGTAG